In one Pseudomonas sp. SCA2728.1_7 genomic region, the following are encoded:
- a CDS encoding GNAT family N-acetyltransferase: MVTRFEWRTSMCAADFPEAAYEALRLRVTDHTPFNHLGWLCAAEQALGEGERLHILLGWEADELRLCLPLVASRERFAGVPFRVLHHLGYPLADRLALLSLLGGEDMRQALNVIRQRLPHALLQLNELSEPAGEESALTEWMARSSTGERRLSCRVPVHLISEADHQEVSGDPRYKLRRARKRIAACGAEVRRITPDALSMGPLLQVISEVEAVSWKGDEGVGIFASERSRQLIERAFTALAGQGLVRVVTLELNGRCISYRLGLLEQGRLYDYNLAFLPQYADLGSGRVLLEEWIRWGLDDNWRWIDASRVSLENSSHQLHERMTGQLEHWRWSFYSWRPSGLLLGLGLRLWHRLKPHVQAWRAHRAEPAKPVLKPVAITTEGEHASPSHSQR, encoded by the coding sequence ATGGTGACGCGATTCGAATGGCGCACATCAATGTGCGCTGCCGATTTCCCGGAAGCAGCCTATGAAGCGCTGCGCCTGCGGGTGACGGACCACACGCCGTTCAACCACCTCGGTTGGTTGTGCGCGGCCGAGCAGGCTCTTGGCGAGGGTGAGCGTTTACACATCCTGCTGGGTTGGGAAGCAGACGAATTGCGTCTGTGTCTGCCGCTGGTGGCGAGTCGCGAGCGCTTTGCCGGCGTGCCGTTTCGGGTTCTGCATCACTTGGGATATCCGCTGGCCGATCGCTTGGCGTTGCTGTCGTTGCTTGGCGGCGAGGACATGCGTCAGGCGCTGAACGTGATTCGCCAACGCCTGCCCCACGCGCTGTTGCAGCTGAACGAATTATCCGAGCCTGCCGGTGAAGAAAGCGCGCTCACCGAGTGGATGGCGCGCAGCTCCACCGGTGAGCGACGGCTGAGTTGTCGGGTGCCGGTGCATCTGATCAGCGAGGCCGATCATCAGGAGGTCTCCGGCGACCCGCGTTACAAGCTGCGGCGCGCGCGCAAGCGGATTGCCGCGTGCGGTGCCGAAGTGCGGCGAATCACTCCCGATGCGCTGAGCATGGGGCCGCTGTTGCAGGTCATCAGCGAAGTCGAAGCGGTGAGCTGGAAAGGCGATGAAGGTGTGGGGATTTTCGCCAGCGAACGCAGCCGCCAACTGATCGAACGCGCCTTCACCGCCCTCGCCGGCCAAGGCCTGGTACGGGTGGTGACGCTGGAGTTGAACGGGCGCTGCATCAGCTATCGTCTCGGCCTGCTCGAACAGGGGCGACTCTACGATTACAACCTCGCCTTCCTGCCGCAATACGCCGACTTGGGCAGCGGCCGGGTGTTGCTGGAGGAATGGATTCGTTGGGGACTCGACGACAATTGGCGCTGGATCGATGCCTCGCGGGTCAGCCTGGAAAACTCCAGCCATCAACTGCATGAACGCATGACCGGGCAACTCGAGCACTGGCGCTGGAGTTTTTATTCCTGGCGCCCGAGTGGCCTCCTCCTCGGTCTGGGTTTGCGCCTGTGGCATCGACTCAAACCACACGTGCAGGCCTGGCGGGCACATCGTGCCGAACCAGCGAAACCTGTACTGAAACCTGTCGCGATCACTACGGAGGGCGAACATGCCTCGCCAAGTCATAGTCAACGCTGA
- a CDS encoding class I SAM-dependent methyltransferase, protein MEVPNNKTAIESNRQAWNDSARHHQDSPDWQALLGEVAQADFSCLDETLSGLLEVDGKEVIQLGCNNGRESLSLFALGARRVVGVDQSAAFLDQARELNKRSPHNAEFIESDIHHLPASLHNRFDVALITIGVLNWMPDIGEFFRHVASTLKPGGKLVIYETHPFLEMVDPNAEDPYQLASSYFRTEPFVQEEPIVYVGKVEQQAAKSYWFVHTLGDIFSGAIAAGLNVAHFKEYAHSNREEVYDRYLNQRAQMPMCFTLVASKA, encoded by the coding sequence ATGGAAGTGCCCAACAATAAAACCGCCATCGAAAGCAATCGTCAGGCGTGGAACGATTCCGCCCGCCATCATCAGGATTCGCCTGACTGGCAGGCTTTGCTCGGCGAGGTCGCGCAGGCGGATTTCTCTTGCCTTGACGAGACCCTGAGCGGGTTGCTGGAGGTCGATGGCAAAGAGGTGATTCAACTGGGCTGCAATAATGGCCGTGAGAGTCTCTCACTGTTTGCGCTCGGTGCCAGACGCGTGGTCGGTGTCGATCAATCGGCGGCGTTTCTCGATCAGGCGCGCGAACTGAACAAGCGTTCACCGCACAACGCCGAGTTCATCGAAAGCGATATCCATCATTTGCCAGCGTCTTTGCACAATCGCTTCGATGTGGCGCTGATCACTATTGGTGTTTTGAACTGGATGCCGGACATCGGCGAGTTTTTCCGCCATGTCGCCTCGACCCTGAAACCGGGTGGCAAACTGGTGATCTACGAAACCCATCCGTTTCTGGAAATGGTCGACCCGAATGCGGAAGATCCGTATCAGCTCGCCAGTTCGTACTTCCGCACCGAGCCGTTTGTGCAGGAGGAGCCGATTGTGTATGTCGGCAAGGTTGAACAGCAGGCGGCGAAGTCGTACTGGTTTGTGCATACGCTGGGGGATATTTTCAGTGGCGCGATTGCGGCGGGGCTGAATGTTGCGCACTTCAAGGAGTATGCGCATTCGAATCGGGAAGAGGTGTATGACCGGTATCTGAATCAGCGAGCGCAGATGCCGATGTGTTTTACCCTGGTTGCCAGCAAGGCCTGA
- a CDS encoding ATP-binding protein: MQRLEAQKTSAPDTPAAMGKSWREQFNLLRWFSLASFFIIAAVAVGLGYISTRFVVTESVERDALLTAQFVQAIGAAEIRHAGITPARTMGEMLDPRQDNNFPDVDPGAHAAARAEFLDHVEHLPDVLLATVYALDRTVIWSTNPELIGVKFEDDDELDESFEMKVAVSSSYHKIDDEKPEQQLLREPKYLFIENYIPMFNADKSKVIAMVEIYKEPADLVDRIDRGFASIWAATCFGGAAIFLALFWIVRRAAKLLQSQQQQLISNETFVALGEMSSAVAHSLRNPLATIRSSAELAQEVASPGAQRNIGDIISQVDRMSRWVRELLVSLRPMNDDGEAVDLVMAVEDTFGAFEALIKRCNVEVRFSPQNCAPVVSQKVLLTQILNSLFANALEAMPKGGVLSVEFESPQPDRVRLTVSDTGKGMSAQQQLLVFKPFFTTKQGGLGVGLALVKRIMERFEGSVVLTSREQEGTRVSLNFKVASGGEYGTQHSAGRG, encoded by the coding sequence ATGCAGCGACTGGAAGCACAAAAAACATCTGCGCCGGACACGCCGGCGGCAATGGGCAAGAGTTGGCGCGAACAGTTCAATCTGCTGCGCTGGTTCTCGCTCGCGAGCTTTTTCATCATTGCCGCGGTGGCGGTGGGCCTTGGCTATATCTCCACGCGCTTCGTCGTCACCGAAAGCGTTGAGCGCGATGCGTTGCTGACCGCGCAATTCGTTCAGGCCATCGGCGCGGCGGAAATACGCCACGCCGGTATCACCCCGGCACGCACCATGGGTGAAATGCTCGACCCGCGCCAGGACAACAACTTTCCCGACGTCGATCCGGGCGCCCATGCGGCGGCCCGCGCCGAGTTTCTCGACCACGTTGAGCACCTGCCGGACGTTCTCTTGGCCACCGTGTATGCGCTGGATCGCACGGTGATCTGGTCGACCAATCCGGAACTGATCGGGGTCAAATTCGAGGATGACGACGAGCTCGACGAGTCGTTCGAGATGAAAGTCGCGGTGTCCTCCAGTTACCACAAGATCGACGATGAGAAGCCCGAGCAGCAGTTATTGCGCGAACCGAAATACCTGTTCATCGAGAACTACATCCCGATGTTCAACGCCGATAAAAGCAAAGTCATCGCCATGGTCGAGATCTACAAGGAGCCGGCGGATCTGGTTGACCGCATCGACCGTGGGTTCGCCTCGATCTGGGCGGCGACGTGTTTCGGTGGCGCGGCGATCTTCCTCGCCTTGTTCTGGATCGTCCGCCGCGCGGCGAAACTGCTGCAGAGCCAGCAGCAACAATTGATCAGCAACGAAACCTTTGTCGCCCTTGGCGAGATGTCGTCGGCGGTGGCGCACAGTCTGCGCAATCCATTGGCAACCATTCGCTCCAGCGCCGAACTGGCCCAGGAAGTGGCCAGCCCCGGCGCGCAGCGCAACATTGGCGACATCATCAGCCAGGTCGATCGCATGTCGCGCTGGGTCCGCGAATTGCTGGTATCGCTACGGCCGATGAATGACGACGGCGAGGCGGTGGATCTGGTCATGGCGGTCGAAGACACCTTTGGCGCCTTCGAAGCATTGATCAAACGCTGCAATGTCGAAGTGCGATTCAGTCCGCAGAATTGCGCGCCGGTCGTCAGTCAAAAGGTGCTACTCACGCAAATCCTCAATAGCCTGTTTGCCAACGCCCTCGAAGCCATGCCCAAGGGCGGTGTGCTCAGCGTCGAATTCGAATCGCCGCAACCTGACCGCGTGCGGCTGACCGTAAGTGACACCGGCAAGGGCATGAGCGCGCAGCAGCAACTGTTGGTGTTCAAACCGTTTTTCACAACCAAACAGGGCGGCCTCGGGGTTGGTCTGGCGTTGGTCAAAAGAATCATGGAGCGTTTTGAAGGTTCGGTCGTGCTGACCAGCCGCGAGCAGGAAGGAACCCGCGTCAGTCTCAACTTCAAAGTGGCATCGGGAGGGGAATATGGAACACAGCATTCTGCTGGTCGAGGATGA
- a CDS encoding ChbG/HpnK family deacetylase — MPRQVIVNADDFGLSPNENSVIFAAFQAGVISSATAMANMPAFEAACAMARHPTLQGRVGLHFNLTYGRPLSQGILARRTFCDDFGVFDLSLPRHSFWLGREDREAVREELQAQWQRCVDHGMRPSHIDSHQHVHNIWPIGEIVARFAAHQGVPVRLARNLGQNLNLPKRVFKGLLNWRLQNLAGVTADYVCTPIDLHNDSAPTDGVLEIVAHPTQLGADFGDAYLNPEQSLSRVLELRLAGIPRVSYSDLNKDFLRGATALD; from the coding sequence ATGCCTCGCCAAGTCATAGTCAACGCTGACGATTTCGGCCTCAGTCCGAACGAAAACTCGGTGATCTTCGCCGCGTTTCAGGCTGGGGTCATCAGTTCTGCCACCGCGATGGCCAACATGCCGGCGTTCGAAGCGGCGTGTGCCATGGCGCGGCATCCGACGTTGCAAGGTCGGGTCGGACTGCACTTCAACCTGACTTACGGACGACCACTGAGCCAGGGGATTCTGGCGCGTCGCACCTTTTGCGATGACTTCGGCGTGTTTGACCTCAGCCTGCCGCGCCACAGTTTCTGGCTGGGCCGCGAGGACCGTGAGGCGGTGCGTGAAGAGTTGCAGGCGCAGTGGCAGCGTTGCGTCGATCACGGCATGCGTCCCAGCCATATCGATTCGCATCAGCACGTGCACAACATCTGGCCGATCGGCGAGATTGTCGCGCGGTTTGCCGCGCATCAAGGGGTGCCGGTACGACTGGCGCGCAACCTGGGGCAGAACCTCAATCTGCCCAAGCGCGTGTTCAAGGGGTTGCTCAATTGGCGTTTGCAGAATCTGGCCGGTGTCACCGCCGACTACGTGTGCACGCCAATCGACCTGCACAACGACAGCGCGCCGACCGACGGCGTGCTGGAAATCGTCGCCCACCCGACACAACTCGGCGCCGATTTTGGTGACGCCTATCTCAACCCCGAGCAATCCCTGAGCCGCGTGTTAGAGCTGCGGCTGGCGGGTATTCCACGGGTTTCCTACAGCGATCTGAACAAGGATTTTCTACGCGGTGCGACAGCACTCGACTGA
- a CDS encoding sigma-54 dependent transcriptional regulator: MEHSILLVEDDELLAENIQTYLERKDFEVTVCHSAEDALAQLEIFMPDIVLTDNSLPGMSGHDLIQKLRISAPDLKVIMMTGYGNVEDAVVAMKEGAFHYVTKPVALQELKLLLDKALATERMERTLSFYQEREAQKSGVQALIGDSAPMQYLKNTIGQLLDAERRMANTDLPPVLVEGETGTGKELVARALHFDGPRSKGPFIEFNCASIPSNLVESELFGHEKGAFTDAKDRRVGLVEAADGGTLFLDEIGEMDLLLQAKILKLLEDRTIRRVGSVKERKVNLRVISATNCNLEQMVQQGKFRRDLFFRLRIISIKVPRLFARGDDILLLARHFLASHGKRYGKPNLHFSQQAEELLLSYTWPGNVRELRNMLEQTVLLAPSDTIAAHQLNVCMSLVDEPPLHIHEAPMHYEPRPASNTESMNLPEVERDMVRKMLDKTDWNVTKSARLLGLSRDMLRYRIEKLGLARPDKRQW; the protein is encoded by the coding sequence ATGGAACACAGCATTCTGCTGGTCGAGGATGACGAACTGCTGGCCGAGAATATTCAGACCTACCTGGAGCGCAAGGACTTCGAGGTGACCGTCTGCCATTCGGCCGAAGACGCGTTGGCGCAACTGGAAATCTTCATGCCTGACATCGTGCTGACCGACAACTCGCTGCCGGGCATGAGCGGCCACGACCTGATCCAGAAGCTGCGCATCAGCGCGCCGGATCTGAAAGTGATCATGATGACCGGCTACGGCAACGTCGAAGATGCCGTGGTGGCAATGAAGGAGGGCGCCTTTCATTACGTGACCAAACCGGTCGCGCTGCAGGAACTCAAACTGCTCCTCGACAAGGCCCTGGCCACCGAACGAATGGAGCGCACACTGTCGTTCTATCAGGAGCGCGAGGCACAGAAATCAGGGGTGCAGGCGCTGATTGGCGATTCGGCGCCGATGCAATATCTGAAAAACACCATCGGCCAGTTGCTCGACGCCGAGCGGCGCATGGCCAACACCGATCTGCCGCCCGTTTTAGTGGAAGGCGAGACCGGCACCGGCAAAGAGTTGGTGGCCCGCGCATTGCACTTCGACGGCCCGCGCAGCAAAGGTCCGTTCATTGAATTCAACTGTGCGTCGATCCCGTCGAATCTGGTCGAGTCGGAGCTGTTCGGGCATGAGAAAGGCGCGTTCACTGACGCCAAGGATCGCCGGGTCGGGCTGGTGGAAGCGGCGGATGGCGGCACGCTGTTTCTCGATGAGATTGGTGAAATGGACCTGTTGTTACAGGCAAAGATTTTGAAGTTGCTGGAGGACCGCACCATTCGCCGCGTCGGCTCGGTGAAGGAGCGCAAGGTCAATCTGCGGGTGATCAGTGCGACCAATTGCAACCTTGAGCAGATGGTGCAGCAGGGTAAATTCCGTCGCGATCTGTTTTTCCGTTTGCGGATCATTTCGATCAAAGTGCCGCGCCTGTTTGCCCGGGGCGACGATATTTTGCTGTTGGCGCGGCACTTCCTCGCCAGTCATGGCAAACGCTATGGCAAACCGAATCTGCATTTCAGTCAGCAGGCCGAAGAGTTGTTGCTCAGTTACACCTGGCCGGGCAACGTGCGCGAATTGCGCAACATGCTTGAGCAGACCGTGTTGCTGGCGCCGAGCGACACCATCGCCGCGCATCAGCTCAATGTGTGCATGAGCCTGGTCGACGAGCCGCCGCTGCATATTCATGAAGCACCCATGCACTACGAACCGCGCCCGGCGAGCAACACCGAATCGATGAACCTGCCGGAAGTCGAGCGCGACATGGTGCGCAAGATGCTCGACAAGACCGACTGGAACGTCACCAAGTCCGCGCGCCTGCTGGGCCTGAGCCGCGACATGCTGCGCTACCGCATCGAAAAACTCGGCCTGGCCCGCCCGGATAAACGCCAGTGGTAA
- a CDS encoding N-acetyltransferase has product MSIIEKLQERIRQKGLGRTFGTLWKRYVFFHWELLWMERDLVSPVPPHKLRPYDGLRKVDITPENAIAFSKHFGDRVETMAELATEGHTGHMYLDADGHAVAFIWGSIRDYHDRHYYGCTFPVKPGEFFEFGGEMTRAYFGSSLSVDVQVALWEAMAAQGCDKVVDVCETHNIPALKLHIRMGYHEQGRVMHVYCLFGRWKFFRETRYQGSRLEPLRKPGRPVVSAAAQA; this is encoded by the coding sequence ATGAGCATCATCGAAAAACTACAAGAACGCATCCGGCAAAAAGGCCTCGGCCGCACCTTCGGCACGTTGTGGAAACGCTACGTGTTCTTCCATTGGGAGCTGTTGTGGATGGAGCGTGACCTGGTCAGCCCGGTGCCACCGCACAAACTGCGCCCTTACGATGGACTGCGCAAAGTCGATATCACCCCGGAGAATGCCATCGCGTTCAGCAAGCATTTCGGTGACCGCGTCGAGACCATGGCCGAGCTGGCCACTGAGGGTCACACCGGGCACATGTACCTTGATGCCGACGGCCACGCCGTCGCGTTTATCTGGGGCAGCATTCGTGATTATCACGACCGTCACTATTACGGCTGCACCTTCCCGGTGAAGCCCGGTGAATTCTTTGAATTCGGCGGCGAGATGACCCGTGCGTATTTCGGCAGCAGCCTGTCGGTGGACGTGCAGGTAGCACTGTGGGAGGCGATGGCGGCGCAGGGTTGCGACAAGGTGGTGGATGTTTGCGAGACGCACAATATTCCGGCGCTGAAGCTGCATATCCGCATGGGCTACCACGAGCAGGGTCGTGTGATGCACGTGTATTGCCTGTTCGGGCGCTGGAAGTTTTTCCGCGAAACGCGGTATCAGGGTTCGCGGCTGGAACCGCTGCGCAAACCGGGGCGGCCGGTGGTGAGTGCGGCGGCGCAGGCTTGA